GACAATTTTTGAGACGCGTTGGCGATACCCAGCAGGGCGCGTGGCTGGCCGAGCCCCGGGGCTCCATCTCAGGGGATCACAGCGCTGGGGTCAATCCAGCTCACAGAAAGCTTTGGGCTGCCCCAAAGAGACTCCAGCTCACAGAAACCTTTGGGCTGCCCCAAAGAGACTCCAGCTCACAAAAAGCTTTGGGCTGTCCCAAAGAGACTCCAGCTCACAGAAAGCTTTGGGCCGTCCCAAAGAGACTCCAAGACACAAAAACCTTTGGGCTGTCCCAAAGAGACTCCAGCTCACAGAAAGCTTTGGGCTGTCCCAGAGAGAATCCAGCTCACAGAAAGCTTTGGGCTGCCCCAAAGGGGGCCCTTGGCTGCTCTACCACTCTGCTGTCTCCTCCCTGtgggaagctggaaaagctgcagagcCCCCGAGGCCGCGCTCCCGCccgggcagggagagctggagcggtgagatgggatgggaagCATGAGTGATAtcaggcacccccagccccacaggccCCTGGGGACAGGTGGCAGTGCTTACATGTCCTGCTTCCCGGCACGGCCACACGGGATCTTGCCTTTCTTGTGCAGGAAGTAGATGACAGcgcccagcacagccaccacgAGGATGGCCACGATGATGGCCACGATGATCACCCCTTGGCTCTCTGCTGTTGACTTTTGATCTAAACACGACAGGGAGAGGAAGAAATTAATGCCTGTTCCACCATGACACCCTCCAGGTTCCCTTGTGTGTTAGGAAAAGGCTCCTTCTCCCAAAGAAGCTCCAGTGCTTCCCCAGCTGCCTGCAGGATGCAGATTTCAGTACAGAAATGCTCTGCTGGGGCAGTTTCTGTAGGAATGCAGAAATTCTGCTCTGGGCTCGCATGCCCCATGTGCCACAGGAGGGTGGATAACAGGAATTCCTGCAAGGCATCAGGCCAATCCACTCTGCTTCCTTGCCCAGCAGGTTTGGGCTGCAAGAAGCTGCACTTGGTGGCCTTGCTGAGGATAAAGAGTCAGAGCCTCAGCCTCCTGCCTGGCTCGGCAGGGAGAAGCAGCAAGAGAAGcagtgcagagccagcagcccaagctccctccccagcctaGAGGTGAGCATAACTCATGTCCTGATGGACACCAGCAGCAGACTGACCTTTCCTGATGGAACCATCTGGAAgagcaggaagggagggaaagacACCGAGCTCAGCCCCCCCAGGGCAGCACGGCACAGGTGGCACCTGGACCAGGGGGGGCTGACActgctgggggggctctgggaCAGAGAGCAGGGCCTGACACTCACCCACCAGCAGCTGGATGTGCTCCTCACTGGACCCCAGCCCGTTGAACGCGCGGCACATGGCTCCTGCCCGCAGCAGCTCGTGGCTCACGCGCACCGTCAGGTTGCTGGCGATGTGCCGGTTGTCCACGTACTCGtgggcctgggcagggcaggcagggcagggctcagtgcctgggcagcccctggggcaCGCCAGGctggcccctcccagctctcacCGTGCCGTTGATGCTCCACTGGACGGTGGGCGGGGGGAAGGCGATGGCCTTGCACGTCAGGTTGATCACCTGGTCCTGGCGCACGTACAGCGGGGAGCTGATGGCCACGATGCGCGGCTTGtctgggggcaggcaggggacatcagcacccacagctcccaggggtcaccctgcacccacagctcccagggaaCGGGTacagggtgggcaggggtcACTCTGCACCCAGGGGTCACTCTGCACCCACAGCTTGCAGGAAAAtgggtgctgggcagggagggggcacccagcacccacagctcccagggaatgggtacagggtgggcaggggtcactctgcacccaggggtcactctgcacccccagctctcaATGGAACAGGTAGAAGGCAAGCAGAGGACatcagcacccacagctcccagggaaTGAGTGCTGGACACCCAGGGGTCATTCTGCACCCACAGCTCACAGGAAAATGGGTGCTGGGCAGACAGGGGAcatcagcagccacagctcccagggaatgggtgctgggcacccaggggtcaccctgcacccccagctctcaATGGAACGGGTACAAGGCAAGCAGGGGACatcagcacccacagctcccagggaaTGGTACAGGGCACCCAGGGGTCACTCTGCACCCAGGGGTCACTCTGCACCCAGGCCACATCTTACCCTCGACAGCCACGGACACCTttttgctctgctccagcccaggcacgCTCGGGGCCATCACCTTGCAGCTGAAGGTGTTGGACTTTTCAAAGGTGACGTTCTTCACCAGGAGCTGGTTCCCTTCCACCAGCTTCTTGCCCTGTTGGGAAGGAATGTCCCCAGCAATGAGCCCTCTGTGCCCATGTCCCAAAGCACAGCGAGGGAGCCTGCAAGCACAGGAGCTCCCTGCCGTTCTGGCCAGGAGGTGACAATATTGAGTGGACAATGCAGGTCCATGAAAGAGGGAATCCTCCCCCTGGCCTCTCAGGAGAGACAGAGCAAGATCCCGACTCTGCCTGATTTGCTGCAAAGCCCAGGCTGAGCCTGAGCACGACAGGACTGGGATGTTTACTCACCTTGTCATCCCTCCACTGGTATTTCAGGCCCACGGGGCTGTAGGCATCACAGCTCAGCATCACACTGTCCCCTTCACGAAGGGCGGAGGATGGCTCCATCTTCACATGGACCCCTTCAATGTCTGGGAGAGAgatggagagcagggcagggtgagcaggagggacagagcaCCCACCACGAGGTCCACAGGGTCCATTCCCCTCTCTCTTACAGTTCACAACGAGATCCACGTCCTCCTCTATCTGTGACATGTCATCCAGGTCCAGGGACTGGCACCTGTACGTGCCATTGCTGGTTTTGTTCACGTCGTGCAGCCTCAGGACGCCGCTGTCGGGCTCTGCCAGCGAGGTCACATCCTGCCACACATCCAGCTGCAGACAGCGGGCACAAAGCAGAGTGAGAcagattttatgaaaaatcttttctttaggagttttcctcctgagaagctgagaggcctcaggaacaaaatgtaaacaatgattatctgctgctgtggaatgcaacaggtgcatctgggattggtctcatgtggttgtttctaattaatggccaatcacaatcagcaggctcagactctgtctgagacacaagcttttgttatcattttttctttttctattcttagccagccttctgatgaaatcttcttttctttcggtatagttttaatatatcatgaaataataaatcagccttctgaaacatggagtcagatcctcatttctcccctcatcctcagacccctgtgaacacggtcacagcaGAGTCCTTAACCCCACACAGGCCCCCTCCCAACCACTGCATCCCTTCCCCAGGACCCTCTGGGCAGGGCACAAGGAGCAACCAGGAGATGTTTGGTGCCCTGGTGCCCTCCAGCCTCACGTTTTTCTTAAAGAAGCTGAAGACAGGCGGTGGGTTCCCATCAGCCTCGCAGACCAGCGTCACATTGTCCCCTTCCTTCACCAGCGTCGAGGACGGCATCACCTTCAGATTCAGGTTCTCGGAGGGGTCTGGGTGCAGGGACGGGCAGGGtcagtgcccagcagcccctctgcagggccCCAGCGCAGCTCCCCGGGCCCGGACTCACAGAAAACGTTGACCTGGATGGGCTGCGAGTCCAGGGTGCGCGGCTGGCCCCGCAGCAGGTAGTGCACGGAGCAGTGGTAGCGGGAGTGGCGGTCGTCGCGCGTGACGGGCGCCAGCAGCGTGCTGCTCACCGTGAACAGCCCGCTGGACTCGCGGATCACCGTCGACGGCATCACCACGTCTGCGGGACACAGAGGGCTTGTCATGGATGTGtttcatgaaaaatcttttttcgTTAGGGTTCTTTTCTCTTGGGAAGCTGAGGAGCTTCGGCTTCTCCGTGTTTTgttgctttggaatgtgatttggagaattgtttacccaccatgtgaaattgtttttacttgatgagtaatgacagccacctgtggcgaggctgtgagcagtcacaagattttattattattatatttattattattattttattattatcattatcattattacCATTATCATTATTAccattatcattattatcattatcattattatattatattcatattttatttattatatttataatattttatatatttttattattcttatatttattattttcttttccttgctagCTTTCTAATGAaatcttctattcttttagtattgTCTTAATAGATCCTTTTCttttaatacatattttatctatatatatctttatatatagatagactatatcttttagtatagtcttaatagatcattttctttaaatatatattttgtcTATATATATCTTGTAATCTATATATTAGAAGATATATAtagataatatatatatataaatatattttatatatatataaaatatatatataaaatatatatagtaTGTATATACTAAAAAGCATACTATATCTTTTAGTATAGTTGTAATagatcattttcttttaatatatctTTTAAGCTATATATATCACAATACAAATGGTgatttttaataatatatatgtatattatatattatatattatatatacattatatatattattatatgtaTAATTGTATTATACATATTTAtctatataattatatatatataattgtgatttttaatatatatatatataattgtgatttctaatatatatatatatgaaaagagatttaaaaaatctttatatATCACATAATAATAAATCACaggtcaagattctcatctcttccctcatcctaggACCACCAGCCCCCCATTGGCTCCCTGGGGTTCCCTGGCTGGCCTGGctgcccatccccatccccatccccatccccatccccatccccatccccactcACTGTTCTCCCCGGCATGCAGCTGCTCCCCGTTCTTGTGCCACGTGATGTTGGGAGCTGGGAGGCTGTTTTTGCTCACGCACCTGGCAATCTGTGGTGGCAGAGACGGCcgtgagcacagggcagggctggccggCAGCCTGGCCGTCCCCTGTGCGCGTCCTCACCTCTGGGATGTCACTGCTGTGCACAGAGATGCCTCCTGCATAGGGCTTAATCTCGGGGGTGGTGGGGAGCTCTGGAAAGGGAGCCCCAGGCATGTTAGGAgggatgggttgggatgggatcc
This sequence is a window from Zonotrichia albicollis isolate bZonAlb1 chromosome 27, bZonAlb1.hap1, whole genome shotgun sequence. Protein-coding genes within it:
- the MCAM gene encoding cell surface glycoprotein MUC18 isoform X1, whose protein sequence is MAGGRRPAGLALGWGCCLLLCCAAASKLEISMPHEVEVELGGTARIECNFYIPENASYTYIDWFYVDRNNRQVRLYHITANGILEDETDYRKRLSLGEDKALSISEVTLQDPKVFICQVGAGSYGMGENSTELSVYKLPTTPEIKPYAGGISVHSSDIPEIARCVSKNSLPAPNITWHKNGEQLHAGENNVVMPSTVIRESSGLFTVSSTLLAPVTRDDRHSRYHCSVHYLLRGQPRTLDSQPIQVNVFYPSENLNLKVMPSSTLVKEGDNVTLVCEADGNPPPVFSFFKKNLDVWQDVTSLAEPDSGVLRLHDVNKTSNGTYRCQSLDLDDMSQIEEDVDLVVNYIEGVHVKMEPSSALREGDSVMLSCDAYSPVGLKYQWRDDKGKKLVEGNQLLVKNVTFEKSNTFSCKVMAPSVPGLEQSKKVSVAVEDKPRIVAISSPLYVRQDQVINLTCKAIAFPPPTVQWSINGTAHEYVDNRHIASNLTVRVSHELLRAGAMCRAFNGLGSSEEHIQLLVDGSIRKDQKSTAESQGVIIVAIIVAILVVAVLGAVIYFLHKKGKIPCGRAGKQDITKPEARKDKIVVEVKSDKLPEEAGLLQGANGERRAAADQSEKYIDLRN
- the MCAM gene encoding cell surface glycoprotein MUC18 isoform X3; this translates as MAGGRRPAGLALGWGCCLLLCCAAASKLEISMPHEVEVELGGTARIECNFYIPENASYTYIDWFYVDRNNRQVRLYHITANGILEDETDYRKRLSLGEDKALSISEVTLQDPKVFICQVGAGSYGMGENSTELSVYKLPTTPEIKPYAGGISVHSSDIPEIARCVSKNSLPAPNITWHKNGEQLHAGENNVVMPSTVIRESSGLFTVSSTLLAPVTRDDRHSRYHCSVHYLLRGQPRTLDSQPIQVNVFYPSENLNLKVMPSSTLVKEGDNVTLVCEADGNPPPVFSFFKKNLDVWQDVTSLAEPDSGVLRLHDVNKTSNGTYRCQSLDLDDMSQIEEDVDLVVNYIEGVHVKMEPSSALREGDSVMLSCDAYSPVGLKYQWRDDKGKKLVEGNQLLVKNVTFEKSNTFSCKVMAPSVPGLEQSKKVSVAVEDKPRIVAISSPLYVRQDQVINLTCKAIAFPPPTVQWSINGTAHEYVDNRHIASNLTVRVSHELLRAGAMCRAFNGLGSSEEHIQLLVDGSIRKDQKSTAESQGVIIVAIIVAILVVAVLGAVIYFLHKKGKIPCGRAGKQDIARNTSI
- the MCAM gene encoding cell surface glycoprotein MUC18 isoform X2; the encoded protein is MAGGRRPAGLALGWGCCLLLCCAAASKLEISMPHEVEVELGGTARIECNFYIPENASYTYIDWFYVDRNNRQVRLYHITANGILEDETDYRKRLSLGEDKALSISEVTLQDPKVFICQVGAGSYGMGENSTELSVYKLPTTPEIKPYAGGISVHSSDIPEIARCVSKNSLPAPNITWHKNGEQLHAGENNVVMPSTVIRESSGLFTVSSTLLAPVTRDDRHSRYHCSVHYLLRGQPRTLDSQPIQVNVFYPSENLNLKVMPSSTLVKEGDNVTLVCEADGNPPPVFSFFKKNLDVWQDVTSLAEPDSGVLRLHDVNKTSNGTYRCQSLDLDDMSQIEEDVDLVVNYIEGVHVKMEPSSALREGDSVMLSCDAYSPVGLKYQWRDDKGKKLVEGNQLLVKNVTFEKSNTFSCKVMAPSVPGLEQSKKVSVAVEDKPRIVAISSPLYVRQDQVINLTCKAIAFPPPTVQWSINGTAHEYVDNRHIASNLTVRVSHELLRAGAMCRAFNGLGSSEEHIQLLVDQKSTAESQGVIIVAIIVAILVVAVLGAVIYFLHKKGKIPCGRAGKQDITKPEARKDKIVVEVKSDKLPEEAGLLQGANGERRAAADQSEKYIDLRN
- the MCAM gene encoding cell surface glycoprotein MUC18 isoform X4; translated protein: MAGGRRPAGLALGWGCCLLLCCAAASKLEISMPHEVEVELGGTARIECNFYIPENASYTYIDWFYVDRNNRQVRLYHITANGILEDETDYRKRLSLGEDKALSISEVTLQDPKVFICQVGAGSYGMGENSTELSVYKLPTTPEIKPYAGGISVHSSDIPEIARCVSKNSLPAPNITWHKNGEQLHAGENNVVMPSTVIRESSGLFTVSSTLLAPVTRDDRHSRYHCSVHYLLRGQPRTLDSQPIQVNVFYPSENLNLKVMPSSTLVKEGDNVTLVCEADGNPPPVFSFFKKNLDVWQDVTSLAEPDSGVLRLHDVNKTSNGTYRCQSLDLDDMSQIEEDVDLVVNYIEGVHVKMEPSSALREGDSVMLSCDAYSPVGLKYQWRDDKGKKLVEGNQLLVKNVTFEKSNTFSCKVMAPSVPGLEQSKKVSVAVEDKPRIVAISSPLYVRQDQVINLTCKAIAFPPPTVQWSINGTAHEYVDNRHIASNLTVRVSHELLRAGAMCRAFNGLGSSEEHIQLLVDQKSTAESQGVIIVAIIVAILVVAVLGAVIYFLHKKGKIPCGRAGKQDIARNTSI